In Bacillus kexueae, a genomic segment contains:
- a CDS encoding YgaP family membrane protein, protein MLRPNIGIVNALIRITVGLTALCWACTKYMKTPWRDSLLLFIMAAAMKVGEGILRFCPVTFLFESYMDYEEDYEDEDAMTFNPS, encoded by the coding sequence ATGCTCAGACCAAATATAGGAATTGTCAACGCCCTTATTCGCATTACCGTCGGACTTACCGCCTTATGCTGGGCTTGTACGAAATATATGAAAACACCTTGGAGAGATTCGCTACTCCTATTCATCATGGCAGCGGCTATGAAAGTGGGAGAAGGAATTTTACGCTTTTGTCCAGTAACCTTCCTTTTTGAAAGTTACATGGATTATGAAGAGGATTACGAAGATGAAGACGCGATGACCTTTAATCCGTCCTGA
- the purD gene encoding phosphoribosylamine--glycine ligase codes for MNVFIIGKGGREHAIAWKVAQSPLVQTVYVAPGNAGMKEVATIVNISELDTDNLVKFAKENEVDLTIVGPEVPLMNGVVNAFQKEGLMIFGPTQEAALIEGSKAFAKDLMKKYEIPTADYETFTEFEDAKRYVENKGAPIVIKADGLAAGKGVVVAETVEEAIETLRDYLENDKFGNASSSVVIEEFLKGEEFSYMAFVHGQKVYPMVIAQDHKRAFDGDEGPNTGGMGAYSPVPQISKEVVDTAFETILQPTAHAMLQEGRPFTGILYAGLILTEEGPKVIEFNARFGDPETQVVLPRLQSDLVEVLVSILKGQEVELRWSEEAVLGVVAAACGYPDAYEKGIELGDLQPLNSNHIIFHAGTKEENGQFVSDGGRVYLVASTGASLKEAKDEVYRQLEQMSTAGLFYRKDIGYRAL; via the coding sequence ATGAACGTATTCATTATTGGAAAAGGCGGAAGAGAACATGCCATCGCATGGAAAGTGGCTCAAAGTCCTCTCGTTCAAACAGTCTATGTTGCACCGGGAAATGCAGGAATGAAAGAAGTAGCGACCATCGTAAATATTTCGGAACTAGATACGGATAATCTTGTGAAATTTGCGAAAGAAAATGAAGTGGATTTAACCATTGTCGGACCGGAAGTTCCTTTAATGAATGGCGTTGTGAATGCATTTCAAAAAGAGGGGTTAATGATTTTTGGTCCTACGCAAGAAGCGGCATTAATTGAAGGAAGTAAAGCATTTGCGAAAGATTTAATGAAGAAATACGAAATACCAACTGCCGACTATGAAACGTTTACAGAATTTGAAGATGCGAAGCGTTATGTTGAGAATAAGGGGGCACCAATCGTTATTAAAGCAGATGGCTTAGCAGCAGGAAAAGGAGTCGTCGTTGCCGAAACGGTTGAAGAAGCCATCGAAACATTGAGAGATTACTTAGAAAATGATAAATTCGGCAATGCTAGCTCTTCTGTAGTAATTGAGGAATTTTTAAAAGGTGAAGAATTCTCTTACATGGCTTTTGTTCATGGTCAGAAGGTTTACCCGATGGTTATTGCTCAAGATCATAAGCGTGCCTTTGATGGTGATGAAGGACCGAACACAGGTGGCATGGGGGCATATTCACCAGTACCTCAAATTTCGAAGGAAGTTGTCGATACGGCATTTGAAACAATTTTACAACCAACGGCACATGCTATGTTACAAGAAGGGCGTCCTTTCACAGGAATTTTATATGCAGGGTTAATTTTGACAGAGGAAGGGCCAAAGGTGATTGAATTTAATGCTCGATTTGGAGATCCTGAAACCCAAGTGGTGTTACCGAGACTTCAATCTGATCTCGTAGAGGTTTTAGTTTCTATCTTAAAAGGACAAGAAGTAGAACTACGTTGGTCAGAGGAAGCGGTGCTTGGAGTAGTGGCTGCAGCTTGTGGCTATCCAGATGCGTACGAGAAAGGGATTGAACTTGGAGATTTACAACCACTAAATTCCAACCATATCATTTTCCATGCGGGTACAAAAGAAGAGAACGGCCAATTCGTATCAGATGGTGGCCGCGTTTATCTCGTGGCTTCTACTGGAGCGTCTTTAAAGGAAGCTAAAGATGAGGTATACCGTCAACTTGAACAAATGTCCACAGCAGGACTATTTTATCGAAAAGACATCGGATACCGAGCTTTGTAG
- a CDS encoding EYxxD motif small membrane protein, producing MFMEFFTDMSFVMAIIIGSIVALYYAFVRKKRRT from the coding sequence ATGTTTATGGAATTTTTTACGGATATGTCATTTGTCATGGCCATCATCATCGGAAGTATCGTTGCACTATACTACGCCTTTGTCCGAAAAAAACGTCGAACGTAA